A window of the Loxodonta africana isolate mLoxAfr1 chromosome 3, mLoxAfr1.hap2, whole genome shotgun sequence genome harbors these coding sequences:
- the FAAH gene encoding fatty-acid amide hydrolase 1 isoform X2 — protein sequence MAANQKAWEVNKETNCVTAYLAGCETQLTSAGPRKGLLYGVPVSLKECFSYKGQDSTLGLSLNQGVPAEYDSVVVQVLKLQGAVPFVHTNVPQSMFRLDVKGVGYGLGHQCQHDMEATCSFSPSYDCSNPLFGQTTNPWNSSKSPGGSSGGEGALIGAGGSLLGLGTDIGGSIRFPSAFCGICGLKPTGNRLSKSGLKSCVCGQVAVQLSVGPMARDVESLALCLRALLSEDMFRLDPTVPPIPFREEVYTSSQPLRIGYYETDNYTMPTPAMKRAVLETKERLETAGHTLVHFRPSDIPHALETLSTGGLFSDGGHRFLQNFKGDFVDPCLGDLISILKLPRWLKGLLAFLLKPLLPRLAAFLDSMKPRSAGKLWELQHEIEVYRNTVIAQWRALDLDVLLTPMLSPALDLNAPGKATGAVSYTMLYNCLDFPAGVVPVTTVTAKDEAQMEHYRGYFGDIWDWMLQKAMKKSVGLPVAVQCVALPWQEELCLRFMREVERLMPCQKRLS from the exons atggctgctaaccaaaag gcctgGGAAGTGAACAAAGAGACCAACTGTGTGACCGCCTACCTGGCTGGCTGTGAGACTCAGCTGACTTCGGCAGGCCCAAGGAAGGGTCTGCTCTATGGTGTCCCTGTAAGCCTCAAGGAGTGTTTTAGCTACAAG GGCCAGGACTCAACACTGGGCTTGAGCCTGAACCAGGGGGTGCCGGCGGAGTACGACAGCGTGGTGGTACAGGTGCTGAAGCTGCAGGGTGCTGTGCCCTTCGTGCATACCAATGTGCCCCAGTCCATGTTCAGGTTGGATGTCAAGGGTGTGGGATATGGGCTGGGGCACCAGTGCCAGCATGACATGGAAGCAACCTGTTCCTTTTCCCCCAGCTATGACTGCAGCAACCCCCTCTTTGGCCAGACCACCAACCCATGGAATTCTTCCAAGAGTCCAGGTGGCTCCTCGGGGGGTGAAGGGGCCCTCATTGGGGCTGGGGGCTCCCTCCTGGGCTTAGGCACCGATATTGGTGGCAGCATCcgcttcccctctgccttctgtgGCATCTGTGGACTCAAGCCAACTGGGAATCGCCTCAG CAAGAGTGGCCTGAAGAGCTGTGTCTGTGGACAGGTGGCAG TACAGCTCTCAGTTGGCCCCATGGCCCGGGATGTGGAGAGCCTGGCGTTGTGCTTGCGAGCCCTGCTGAGTGAGGACATGTTCCGCTTGGACCCCACCGTGCCCCCCATACCCTTCAGGGAGGAG GTCTATACAAGCTCTCAGCCCCTGCGCATAGGGTACTATGAGACTGACAACTATACCATGCCTACCCCAGCCATGAAGCGGGCTGTGCTGGAGACCAAGGAGCGCCTTGAGACAGCTGGCCACACG CTGGTTCACTTCCGGCCAAGTGACATACCCCATGCCCTGGAGACCCTGTCAACAGGTGGGCTGTTCAGTGATGGTGGCCACCGCTTCCTGCAGAACTT CAAAGGTGACTTCGTGGACCCCTGCTTAGGGGACCTGATCTCAATTCTGAAGCTGCCGAGGTGGCTTAAAGGACTGTTGGCCTTCCTGCTGAAGCCGCTG CTCCCAAGGTTGGCAGCTTTTCTTGACAGCATGAAGCCTCG GTCAGCTGGAAAGCTCTGGGAACTGCAGCACGAGATTGAG GTGTACCGCAACACTGTGATTGCTCAGTGGAGAGCGCTGGACCTGGACGTGCTGCTGACCCCCATGCTGAGCCCTGCTCTGGACTTGAATGCTCCGGGCAAGGCCACAG GGGCCGTGAGCTATACTATGCTCTACAACTGCCTGGATTTCCCTGCGGGGGTGGTACCTGTCACCACAGTGACCGCCAAGGACGAGGCCCAGATGGAACATTACAGGGGATACTTTGGGGATATCTGGGACTGGATGCTTCAGAAG GCCATGAAGAAGAGCGTGGGGCTGCCTGTGGCCGTGCAGTGTGTGGCTCTGCCCTGGCAGGAGGAGCTGTGTCTGCGGTTCATGCGGGAGGTGGAACGGCTGATGCCCTGTCAGAAGCGGCTGTCTTGA